Proteins from a genomic interval of Toxotes jaculatrix isolate fToxJac2 chromosome 5, fToxJac2.pri, whole genome shotgun sequence:
- the psma1 gene encoding proteasome subunit alpha type-1: protein MFRNQYDNDVTVWSPQGRIHQIEYAMEAVKQGSATVGLKSRTHAVLVALKRAQSELAAHQKKILHVDNHIGISIAGLTADARLLCNFMRQECLDSRFVFDRPLPTSRLVSLVGSKTQIPTQRYGRRPYGVGLLIAGYDDMGPHIFQTCPSANYFDCKAMSIGARSQSARTYLERCMDKFSDCNLNELVQHGLRALRETLPTEQDLTTKNVSIGIVGKEMEFTIYDDDDVAPFLEGLEERPQRKVAQPADEPAGEVPDEPMEH, encoded by the exons ATG ttCCGCAACCAGTACGACAACGATGTCACAGTGTGGAGCCCGCAG GGCCGTATCCACCAGATTGAGTATGCCATGGAGGCAGTGAAGCAAGGCTCTGCAACTGTAGGACTCAAATCCAGAACCCATGCAGTCCTGGTTGCACTAAAG agagCCCAGTCTGAACTGGCTGCCCACCAGAAGAAGATCCTCCATGTCGACAACCACATCGGTATCTCCATTGCTGGACTGACTGCTGATGCCAGACTGCTCTG TAACTTCATGCGTCAGGAGTGCCTGGACTCCAGATTTGTCTTCGACAGGCCCCTCCCCACATCACGTCTTGTCTCTCTTGTTGGCAGCA AAACCCAAATCCCAACACAGAGGTATGGAAGGAGGCCCTACGGTGTTGGACTCCTCATTGCTGGCTATGAT GACATGGGACCTCACATCTTCCAGACCTGCCCATCAGCCAACTACTTTGACTGCAAAGCCATGTCGATCGGAGCGCGCTCTCAGTCTGCACGCACCTACCTGGAGAGATGCATGGACAAGTTTTCCGACT GTAATCTGAATGAGCTGGTCCAGCATGGCCTCCGTGCTCTCAGAGAAACCCTCCCCACTGAGCAGGACCTCACTACCAAG aatgttTCCATTGGCATTGTGGGGAAGGAGATGGAGTTCACcatttatgatgatgatgatgttgccCCATTCCTGGAGGGGCTGGAGGAGAGGCCACAGAGAAAG gttgCCCAGCCTGCAGATGAACCGGCTGGAGAGGTACCTGATGAGCCAATGGAGCACTGA